In Nitrospinota bacterium, a genomic segment contains:
- a CDS encoding M48 family metallopeptidase has translation MKTKIKVLIFASLALVTACVTTPESGKQAFIMTSLSQEATLGEQAFGEILQKEKESQDARLVAITKRVGERLAVNTTMPDLDWEFKLFESDQMNAFALPGGKTAAYTGLLKVCENEAALAAVMGHEIAHVTARHGAQRMTQQQAISIGMQVATGLAGPGREMILGALGVGVQYGIQLPFSRDNEAEADQIGLIYMARAGYDPNEAVRFWTRFSQMKQGAQPPELLSTHPADATRIANLKRYLPRALAEYKNAKNQYGLGESFLQK, from the coding sequence ATGAAAACAAAAATTAAAGTACTCATATTTGCCTCACTTGCTTTAGTGACGGCATGCGTCACCACTCCCGAATCGGGGAAGCAGGCTTTCATCATGACTTCTTTGTCACAGGAAGCAACCCTGGGTGAGCAGGCCTTTGGTGAAATCCTGCAAAAGGAAAAGGAATCTCAGGACGCGCGGTTGGTGGCAATCACCAAACGTGTGGGAGAGCGTCTCGCCGTAAATACCACCATGCCGGATCTGGACTGGGAGTTTAAACTCTTCGAATCGGATCAAATGAATGCCTTTGCATTGCCGGGCGGTAAAACGGCGGCTTATACCGGGCTCTTAAAGGTGTGCGAGAATGAAGCGGCATTGGCGGCGGTGATGGGTCACGAAATAGCGCATGTGACGGCTCGTCATGGCGCCCAGCGAATGACCCAACAACAGGCGATATCTATAGGGATGCAAGTGGCCACCGGTCTTGCGGGACCGGGCCGGGAAATGATTCTGGGGGCTCTGGGGGTAGGAGTGCAATATGGCATTCAACTTCCCTTCAGCCGGGATAATGAGGCGGAAGCGGACCAGATTGGATTGATCTATATGGCGCGGGCAGGATACGATCCTAACGAAGCGGTGCGGTTCTGGACCCGGTTCAGCCAAATGAAACAGGGAGCCCAACCGCCTGAACTGCTGTCCACCCATCCGGCGGATGCAACTCGAATTGCCAATTTAAAAAGGTATTTACCAAGAGCATTGGCGGAATACAAAAATGCCAAAAACCAGTACGGCCTTGGGGAAAGTTTCCTTCAGAAATAG